One Agrobacterium vaccinii DNA window includes the following coding sequences:
- a CDS encoding biotin transporter BioY, giving the protein MKTRDLVLISLFSAIIIALGLLPPIPLGFIPVPITAQSLGVMLAGVVLGAKRGTLAVLLTILIAAIGLPVLSGGRGGLSIFYTPTTGYLIGWIAAVFTTGYLSERLVNRDQSALAQGFGFFLASVAGGVVVLYAFGITYLGFAAGIGFSKAFIGSMAFIPGDVLKAVLAALAGRAVMAGYPLLPQRV; this is encoded by the coding sequence ATGAAGACCCGTGACCTCGTTCTGATTTCGCTGTTTTCAGCCATCATCATCGCACTTGGCCTGTTGCCGCCGATCCCGCTCGGCTTCATTCCGGTGCCCATCACCGCGCAGTCGCTTGGCGTCATGCTGGCCGGTGTGGTGCTGGGGGCAAAGCGCGGCACGCTCGCCGTTCTGCTCACCATTCTCATCGCCGCCATTGGGTTGCCGGTGCTTTCGGGCGGTCGCGGTGGCCTTTCGATCTTCTACACACCGACAACAGGTTATCTGATCGGCTGGATCGCGGCTGTCTTTACCACCGGCTACCTGTCGGAGCGTCTGGTCAATCGCGATCAATCGGCTCTCGCGCAAGGCTTCGGCTTCTTTCTGGCCAGCGTCGCCGGTGGGGTGGTCGTGCTCTATGCGTTCGGCATCACCTATCTCGGCTTTGCAGCGGGCATCGGCTTTTCCAAAGCCTTTATCGGCTCCATGGCCTTCATTCCGGGCGATGTCCTCAAGGCCGTTCTCGCAGCACTGGCAGGTCGGGCCGTGATGGCCGGATATCCGCTGTTGCCACAACGCGTATAG
- a CDS encoding energy-coupling factor transporter transmembrane component T family protein, with amino-acid sequence MRSLHIEGSGWLYRLSPRIKLITLAAFSVALFLTRDMLVLGMAVALAALVLSQAHLGWRETMARLRPVFLTIAIIAAFSFVLVSPLEATVSLLRLTALTLLATAVTASVSISQFMDEIAFALRPLEKLGLANASDIGLAVGLVVRFVPEVVTRYETLRDAQRARGLTPKLHSTLVPLIIMTLKDADAIADAIDARGFRGQTSSKDL; translated from the coding sequence ATGAGAAGCCTCCACATCGAAGGTAGTGGGTGGCTCTACCGTCTATCGCCGCGCATCAAGCTCATCACGCTTGCCGCTTTCAGCGTTGCCTTGTTTCTGACCCGCGATATGCTGGTCCTTGGTATGGCAGTTGCGTTGGCGGCGCTGGTTCTGTCGCAGGCGCATCTGGGCTGGCGCGAGACGATGGCGCGGTTGCGCCCGGTCTTTTTGACCATCGCCATCATCGCGGCTTTCAGTTTCGTTCTGGTCTCCCCTCTTGAGGCGACCGTCTCCCTGCTGCGACTAACGGCCCTGACGCTACTGGCAACGGCGGTGACGGCCAGCGTCAGCATTTCGCAGTTCATGGATGAAATTGCCTTTGCGCTGCGTCCCTTGGAAAAACTTGGCCTCGCCAATGCCTCCGATATCGGGCTTGCCGTGGGGCTCGTCGTGCGCTTCGTGCCCGAGGTCGTGACCCGCTACGAGACATTGCGGGATGCGCAACGCGCACGCGGGTTGACGCCAAAGCTGCACAGCACGCTGGTTCCGCTCATCATTATGACGTTGAAGGATGCCGATGCGATTGCGGATGCCATTGACGCGCGCGGTTTCAGAGGCCAAACCTCATCCAAGGATTTGTAG
- a CDS encoding energy-coupling factor ABC transporter ATP-binding protein, whose amino-acid sequence MDIRFQDAGVVFDGRAAVEPLTLTLTERRVGIIGLNGSGKTTFARMINGLTKPTSGHVSVNGLDTVKDASEVLKDVGFIFQNPQNQIILPIIRDDIAFGLKNKGLNKAAIDAAVDATLQRFDIQHLAKRRAHELSGGELQLSALAALTITKPRILIMDEPTNQLDLKNRALVERTMAGLEQSLIVITHDLPLLESFDRVLLFHQGKLHSDASPTEAIKAYRTLALS is encoded by the coding sequence TTGGATATTCGTTTTCAGGATGCTGGCGTGGTATTTGACGGCAGAGCGGCGGTCGAGCCGCTTACGCTTACGCTCACTGAACGACGCGTCGGCATTATCGGCCTCAACGGCTCGGGCAAAACCACCTTTGCGCGGATGATCAACGGCCTGACGAAACCGACGAGCGGCCATGTCAGCGTCAACGGGCTGGATACGGTCAAAGACGCTTCGGAGGTTTTGAAGGATGTCGGCTTCATCTTCCAGAACCCGCAAAACCAGATCATCCTGCCCATCATCCGCGACGACATCGCCTTTGGCCTGAAGAACAAGGGGCTGAACAAGGCTGCAATCGATGCAGCTGTGGATGCCACCTTGCAACGCTTCGATATCCAGCATCTGGCAAAGCGCCGCGCACATGAACTGTCCGGTGGAGAATTGCAGCTATCGGCCTTGGCGGCGCTGACTATCACCAAGCCCAGAATCCTGATCATGGACGAGCCGACAAACCAGCTCGACCTGAAAAACCGTGCCCTCGTGGAGCGGACGATGGCCGGTTTGGAACAGTCGCTGATCGTCATCACCCATGACCTGCCATTGCTGGAAAGTTTCGATCGCGTTCTGCTGTTTCATCAGGGAAAGTTGCATAGCGACGCCTCGCCAACCGAGGCCATCAAAGCCTACCGCACGCTGGCGCTGTCATGA
- a CDS encoding winged helix-turn-helix domain-containing protein has protein sequence MAILISNEAARRIFLARQGLSAPPSRAMGKADLLKLITDLGFVQLDSIATVERAHHQIIFSRNQTYKRQHLTELLEKDRALFEHWTHDASILPATFYPYWKHRFRRREPIIQERWRNWHGEGFDSAFEETYRRIAENGPTMSRDMKAEGHQSGGWWNWHPSKTALEYLWHTGKLAVAGRVNFQKVYDLAERVIPSEHHDLEVDHDAFVDWACREALTRLGFATSGEISAFFDIVTPQEARAWVMAHRDELCEVSLASSDGTKERISYAFEGFASGAEAEIEPPNRIRVLSPFDPLLRNRARTERLFGFFYRIEVFVPEPKRQYGYYVFPLLEGDRLVGRIDMKAERKGGTLDVRRLWLEKGVRASSVRLAKLDAELSRLAKFTGVESVRYLDGWLG, from the coding sequence ATGGCGATTCTGATTTCGAACGAAGCAGCACGACGTATTTTTCTGGCGCGACAGGGCCTGTCCGCACCGCCTAGCCGCGCCATGGGCAAGGCAGATTTGCTGAAGCTCATCACCGACCTTGGCTTCGTTCAGCTCGACAGTATCGCCACGGTGGAGCGGGCACATCATCAGATCATCTTTTCACGCAACCAGACCTACAAGCGCCAGCACCTGACGGAACTGCTGGAAAAGGACCGGGCGCTGTTCGAACACTGGACGCATGACGCCTCGATTCTGCCCGCGACCTTCTACCCATACTGGAAACACCGCTTCCGCCGCCGTGAGCCGATCATTCAGGAACGCTGGCGCAATTGGCATGGCGAGGGCTTCGATTCCGCCTTCGAGGAAACCTATCGCCGCATTGCCGAAAACGGTCCCACCATGTCGCGCGATATGAAAGCGGAAGGACATCAGTCCGGCGGCTGGTGGAACTGGCATCCGTCGAAAACCGCGCTCGAATATCTCTGGCATACCGGCAAGCTGGCCGTGGCAGGCCGCGTTAATTTTCAGAAGGTCTATGATCTTGCGGAACGGGTGATTCCGTCAGAGCATCACGATCTGGAGGTCGATCACGATGCCTTTGTCGACTGGGCCTGCCGCGAGGCGTTAACGCGCCTCGGCTTTGCAACATCGGGCGAGATATCCGCGTTTTTCGACATCGTCACGCCGCAGGAAGCACGGGCGTGGGTGATGGCGCATCGCGATGAACTCTGCGAAGTCTCGCTCGCCTCGTCTGATGGCACCAAGGAACGTATCTCCTACGCCTTCGAAGGGTTTGCGAGCGGAGCGGAAGCAGAAATCGAGCCCCCTAACCGCATTCGGGTACTCAGCCCCTTCGATCCGCTCTTGCGCAACCGCGCCCGTACCGAACGCCTGTTCGGCTTTTTCTACCGCATCGAAGTCTTCGTGCCGGAGCCCAAACGGCAATATGGCTATTACGTCTTCCCACTTCTGGAAGGTGACCGCCTTGTCGGTCGCATCGATATGAAGGCGGAGCGCAAGGGAGGGACATTGGACGTGAGGCGGCTGTGGCTCGAAAAGGGCGTGCGTGCGTCTTCGGTGAGGCTTGCAAAGCTGGATGCGGAGTTGAGCCGGCTGGCGAAGTTCACGGGTGTCGAGAGTGTGCGGTATCTGGATGGGTGGCTGGGGTGA
- the ribB gene encoding 3,4-dihydroxy-2-butanone-4-phosphate synthase: MTYDQKRVVEAIRAFEAGEIVVVMDDDDRENEGDLIVAAVHCTPEKMAFIVRHTSGIVCAPMPREEAKRLNLNAMVAENDSAHTTAFTVSVDFKHGTTTGISASDRNVTVRNLANPNAGAADFTRPGHIFPLVSREGGVLMRSGHTEAAVDLCKLAGLPLIGVISELVNDDGTVMRGPQVSAFAETHGMKQVSVADLIAYRQRKETLVEKESEFTLDTPFGPAKAQTYSLPWDPMEHMAVIFGDIRDGVDIPVRLHPENVADDIFGKKQPVQHYMEKIAAEGRGVIIYLREGSVGVGQVAGRRKSRDPEEAHAQARSRDDEWLEIGLGAQILKELGISSIKLLSTRERHYVGLEGFGIQISSTDIG, from the coding sequence ATGACCTACGATCAAAAACGCGTCGTTGAAGCGATCAGAGCCTTCGAGGCTGGCGAAATCGTTGTGGTCATGGATGACGACGACCGCGAGAACGAAGGCGACCTGATCGTCGCTGCCGTGCATTGCACACCGGAAAAGATGGCTTTCATCGTGCGCCACACCTCCGGTATCGTCTGCGCGCCTATGCCACGGGAAGAGGCCAAACGCCTCAACCTCAACGCTATGGTCGCCGAAAACGACAGCGCGCATACGACAGCCTTTACTGTTTCGGTAGACTTCAAACACGGCACGACGACGGGCATTTCCGCCAGCGACCGCAACGTGACGGTTCGCAATCTGGCCAATCCGAATGCAGGTGCCGCCGATTTCACCCGCCCCGGCCACATCTTCCCGCTGGTGTCGCGCGAGGGCGGTGTGCTGATGCGCTCCGGCCATACGGAAGCCGCCGTCGATCTCTGCAAACTCGCGGGCCTGCCACTGATCGGCGTCATCAGCGAGCTGGTCAATGACGACGGCACCGTCATGCGCGGCCCGCAAGTTTCGGCCTTCGCCGAAACGCATGGCATGAAGCAGGTTTCGGTCGCCGATCTCATCGCCTACCGCCAGCGCAAGGAAACGCTGGTCGAAAAGGAATCCGAATTCACCCTCGACACGCCCTTCGGCCCCGCCAAGGCGCAAACCTATTCCCTACCTTGGGACCCGATGGAGCACATGGCCGTGATCTTCGGTGATATCCGCGATGGTGTCGATATTCCCGTGCGCCTGCACCCGGAAAACGTGGCAGACGACATCTTCGGCAAGAAGCAGCCCGTGCAGCACTACATGGAAAAGATTGCAGCCGAAGGCCGCGGCGTCATCATCTATCTGCGCGAAGGCTCGGTCGGCGTCGGACAGGTTGCCGGACGTCGCAAATCCCGCGACCCTGAAGAGGCCCATGCGCAAGCACGCTCGCGCGACGATGAATGGCTAGAAATCGGCCTCGGCGCGCAGATCCTCAAGGAACTTGGCATCAGTTCGATCAAGCTGCTGAGCACCCGCGAGCGCCACTATGTCGGGCTAGAGGGTTTTGGAATCCAGATCAGTTCGACGGATATTGGGTGA
- the aroC gene encoding chorismate synthase has translation MSHNTFGYLFRVSTWGESHGPALGCVIDGCPPGIRFTLSEVQAWMDKRKPGQNRFVTQRREDDIVKVLSGVMMDEDGETMITTGTPVSMMIENTDQRSKDYGEIARSFRPGHADFTYDLKYGIRDYRGGGRSSARETAARVAAGALARKVVPSLNVRGALVQIGKHKINRDNWDWAQVDQNPFFCPDAEMVPVWEEYLDGIRKAGSSIGAVVEVVAEGVPAGIGAPIYAKLDQDIASNLMSINAVKGVEIGEGFASAELTGEENADEMRMGNDGRRIFLSNHAGGILGGIATGEPVVARFAIKPTSSILTERQSIDADGRNVDVRTKGRHDPCVGIRAVPIGEAMVACTVADHYLRDRGQTGRLE, from the coding sequence ATGTCGCATAATACTTTCGGTTATCTCTTCCGTGTCTCCACTTGGGGCGAAAGCCACGGCCCGGCGCTGGGCTGTGTGATCGACGGGTGCCCGCCCGGTATTCGCTTCACGCTGTCCGAAGTGCAAGCATGGATGGACAAGCGCAAGCCCGGCCAGAACCGCTTCGTGACCCAGCGCCGCGAAGACGACATCGTCAAAGTCCTCTCCGGCGTGATGATGGATGAGGACGGTGAGACGATGATCACCACGGGAACACCCGTGTCGATGATGATCGAAAACACCGACCAGCGCTCCAAGGATTACGGCGAAATCGCCAGAAGCTTCCGCCCCGGCCATGCAGATTTCACCTATGACCTGAAATACGGCATTCGCGATTATCGTGGCGGCGGTCGGTCTTCCGCCCGCGAAACGGCAGCCCGTGTTGCCGCCGGTGCGCTCGCCCGCAAGGTGGTGCCCAGCCTCAATGTGCGCGGCGCGCTGGTGCAGATCGGCAAACACAAGATCAACCGCGACAATTGGGACTGGGCGCAGGTCGACCAGAACCCGTTCTTCTGCCCGGATGCCGAGATGGTGCCGGTCTGGGAAGAGTATCTCGATGGCATCCGCAAGGCCGGTTCTTCCATCGGTGCCGTTGTCGAAGTCGTGGCCGAGGGCGTTCCCGCTGGTATAGGCGCCCCCATTTATGCCAAGCTCGATCAGGATATCGCTTCCAACCTCATGTCGATCAACGCCGTCAAGGGCGTGGAAATCGGCGAAGGTTTCGCCTCTGCCGAGTTGACCGGCGAAGAAAATGCCGACGAAATGCGGATGGGCAATGATGGCAGGCGGATTTTCCTGTCCAACCATGCAGGCGGCATTCTGGGCGGCATCGCAACCGGCGAACCCGTCGTCGCCCGCTTTGCCATCAAGCCGACCTCATCCATTTTGACCGAGCGCCAGTCCATCGATGCCGATGGGCGCAATGTCGATGTGCGCACGAAGGGTCGCCACGATCCCTGCGTCGGCATTCGCGCCGTGCCCATTGGCGAAGCCATGGTTGCCTGCACCGTTGCCGACCATTACCTCAGAGACCGCGGCCAGACTGGCCGTCTGGAATAG
- a CDS encoding bifunctional diguanylate cyclase/phosphodiesterase — MTVWADISDRLNEIIKRRVVAAMLALAMAGITFCAFNVVDHRSATSMREDLETHAHYALDLLHDGLVMRLRNDVATLTSLGHYATLSTQGFERIADFQFEQSSHFIAIGFAQNFQLDKVYTSQSASDFPADRLNRMLNEWLAKLAAMPEKDRLPHTQVFEAAEGGTIMVIVTMPPASAGNANKDDLILAVVDRRKLLQSIGYDTHAPLSEEAGDIRFEIRDTVTNEVVSSVLEPLHEDPVVRTVDLPGSNWEIRATPASGWEAVKPYYRSVSTTLAIAAISMLLPIIVAALLLSERNRNIKTLRQRESKLLELSQRFKLAMDSSSIGIWEIENDTSRCYLDERASSLHGFPMQEQHLLLNAWLTALVVEDRSKAARFFFNCSSGQQTSSEVYRVPMEGGTVRYLRSAGSSYIKPDGTYQTTGILWDVTSDMLMAQKLREAKDNSDIKNAELELALQELSSREHELEELSGRLTLALESYNCGIWESVADYSSAVWNERMCELYGLPPEAGRYVTRDDYLNCIHPDERPNALLNTMRAADDPERVTTQRIVLPDGSIRYVKAVGRLHENRNGTRKIVGIAFDVTADVLLSEQLNSAKDEAEARNAELEHAKNRIEHNALHDPLTGLANRRKLDHELDALSSHSPGERKRFAILHLDLDRFKQINDTLGHAAGDAVLIHAAKILSRNVREGDVVARIGGDEFVILISPLADKDNIKAIATKIIAAFSHPFDFEGFTCRCGVSIGIAFADVGSADARRTLINADLALYRAKATGRNRYEFFTQNLQAEIVSHKRTADEILAGLERGEFEAWYQPQFCANTQQLTGVEALVRWRHPVRGILTPDKFLKIAEELNVVSNIDHIVLQHALRDMEIWRLKGFDVPRVSVNVSVRRLHDDQLIESLKQLQIKPGEVTFELVESIFLDENEDVAASNIERIKAMGIDIEIDDFGTGHTSIISLLRLKPKRLKIDRQLVMPIVTSPQERSLVRSIIDIARSLGVETIAEGVETQEHAALLRQLGCDMVQGYAFAKPLAPEEFSEFASAERWRKVS, encoded by the coding sequence GTGACTGTTTGGGCTGATATTAGCGACCGCCTTAACGAAATCATAAAACGGCGGGTTGTCGCCGCCATGCTGGCTCTCGCCATGGCCGGTATCACCTTCTGCGCATTCAATGTCGTGGATCACCGCAGCGCGACGTCTATGCGCGAAGACCTCGAAACCCACGCGCATTACGCCCTCGATCTCCTGCATGACGGTCTTGTCATGCGTTTGCGCAACGATGTCGCGACGCTGACCTCGCTTGGGCATTACGCGACGCTTTCCACGCAGGGTTTCGAAAGGATTGCAGACTTCCAGTTCGAGCAGTCGAGCCATTTCATCGCCATCGGTTTTGCGCAGAATTTCCAGCTGGATAAGGTCTATACATCGCAATCTGCGTCCGATTTTCCCGCCGATCGACTGAACAGGATGCTGAACGAGTGGCTGGCCAAGCTGGCGGCCATGCCGGAAAAAGACCGCCTGCCGCACACCCAGGTCTTCGAGGCGGCTGAGGGCGGCACCATCATGGTCATCGTCACCATGCCGCCAGCCAGCGCTGGAAACGCGAATAAAGATGACCTCATTCTTGCCGTCGTTGACCGCAGAAAGCTGCTCCAGAGCATTGGTTATGACACGCATGCCCCGCTGAGCGAAGAGGCCGGTGATATAAGGTTCGAAATCCGCGATACGGTGACGAACGAAGTCGTCAGCAGCGTCCTGGAGCCCTTGCACGAAGACCCTGTTGTCAGAACCGTGGACCTGCCCGGTTCGAACTGGGAAATCCGCGCGACACCTGCGTCGGGATGGGAGGCGGTGAAGCCCTATTATCGCTCCGTCAGCACCACTCTTGCCATCGCTGCAATATCCATGCTGCTGCCCATCATAGTGGCCGCACTGCTGCTTTCCGAGCGCAACCGCAACATCAAGACGCTGCGCCAGCGCGAGAGCAAGCTTCTGGAACTCTCCCAGCGCTTCAAGCTTGCGATGGATTCGTCCAGTATCGGCATCTGGGAAATCGAAAACGATACATCACGCTGTTATCTGGATGAGCGCGCATCGAGCCTGCATGGTTTTCCGATGCAGGAGCAGCATCTGTTGCTGAATGCGTGGCTGACCGCGCTCGTGGTCGAAGACCGCTCGAAGGCGGCACGGTTCTTCTTCAATTGCTCCTCCGGCCAGCAGACATCGTCGGAAGTCTATCGCGTGCCGATGGAAGGTGGCACGGTTCGCTATCTGCGCTCTGCCGGTTCCAGCTACATAAAGCCGGATGGCACCTACCAGACCACGGGCATTTTGTGGGATGTGACATCCGACATGCTGATGGCGCAAAAGCTGCGTGAGGCAAAGGACAATAGCGACATCAAGAATGCCGAACTCGAGCTTGCCCTGCAGGAGCTTTCAAGTCGCGAACATGAGTTGGAAGAGCTGTCTGGACGCCTGACACTCGCCTTGGAATCCTACAATTGCGGGATATGGGAATCAGTCGCCGACTATTCCAGCGCCGTTTGGAATGAGCGGATGTGCGAGCTTTACGGACTGCCACCGGAGGCGGGAAGATACGTCACGCGGGATGATTACCTCAACTGCATCCATCCCGACGAAAGACCGAACGCTCTTTTGAACACGATGAGAGCCGCCGATGACCCGGAACGCGTGACCACGCAGCGGATCGTTTTGCCTGATGGTAGCATTCGCTATGTCAAAGCTGTCGGCCGTCTCCACGAAAACCGCAATGGAACCCGGAAAATCGTTGGTATCGCCTTCGATGTCACCGCTGATGTTTTGCTGTCGGAACAGCTCAACTCCGCCAAGGATGAAGCGGAGGCCAGAAACGCAGAGCTGGAACACGCCAAGAACCGCATCGAGCATAATGCGCTTCACGACCCTCTAACCGGGCTTGCCAACCGCCGCAAGCTGGACCACGAGTTGGACGCGCTCTCATCGCATTCTCCCGGCGAGCGCAAGCGTTTCGCCATTCTCCACCTCGATCTCGATCGCTTCAAGCAGATCAACGACACGTTGGGCCACGCTGCTGGCGATGCGGTGTTGATCCATGCTGCGAAAATATTGTCGCGCAACGTGCGTGAAGGCGACGTCGTCGCGCGCATCGGCGGCGATGAGTTCGTCATTCTGATCTCCCCCTTGGCCGATAAGGACAACATCAAGGCCATCGCCACGAAGATCATTGCGGCCTTCAGCCATCCCTTCGATTTCGAGGGTTTCACCTGCCGTTGCGGCGTTTCCATCGGCATCGCGTTCGCAGATGTCGGATCGGCAGATGCACGGCGCACGCTGATCAATGCCGATCTTGCGCTCTACCGCGCAAAGGCAACGGGCCGTAACCGCTACGAGTTCTTCACCCAGAACCTTCAGGCCGAAATCGTCAGCCACAAGCGCACCGCAGACGAAATTCTGGCAGGACTGGAGCGGGGCGAGTTTGAAGCGTGGTACCAGCCGCAATTTTGTGCCAACACTCAACAACTGACCGGCGTGGAAGCGCTGGTCCGCTGGCGCCACCCCGTCAGGGGCATTCTGACACCGGACAAGTTCCTCAAGATTGCCGAGGAGCTGAACGTCGTCTCGAACATCGACCACATCGTTCTTCAACACGCGCTGCGGGACATGGAAATATGGCGCCTGAAGGGCTTCGATGTCCCGCGTGTTTCGGTCAATGTCTCGGTTCGCCGTCTGCACGACGATCAGTTGATCGAGAGCCTCAAGCAATTGCAGATCAAGCCGGGCGAGGTCACGTTCGAGCTGGTGGAATCGATCTTTCTCGATGAGAACGAGGATGTCGCCGCAAGCAATATCGAGCGCATCAAGGCCATGGGCATCGATATCGAAATCGACGATTTCGGCACTGGCCACACCTCGATCATCAGCCTTTTGCGGCTGAAGCCGAAACGTCTGAAGATCGACCGGCAGCTGGTCATGCCCATCGTCACCTCGCCGCAGGAGCGCTCGCTGGTCCGCTCCATCATCGATATCGCCCGGTCGCTCGGCGTAGAGACCATTGCCGAAGGCGTCGAAACGCAGGAACACGCCGCCCTGCTGCGGCAGTTGGGTTGCGACATGGTTCAGGGCTACGCCTTCGCAAAGCCGCTTGCCCCGGAGGAGTTTTCGGAATTCGCAAGCGCGGAAAGATGGCGCAAGGTATCGTGA
- a CDS encoding DUF1344 domain-containing protein: MRLMIAALMATASLFAPFNAFSQSVDVESTISKVDVKGLTITLADGKSYKVPEEFNFDGLQAGVKVVVFYTEVDGKRVVDDLEVIQ, from the coding sequence ATGCGTTTGATGATTGCCGCACTGATGGCCACAGCCAGTCTGTTTGCTCCCTTCAACGCGTTCTCGCAGAGCGTGGATGTGGAATCCACCATCAGCAAGGTGGATGTGAAGGGCCTGACGATTACGCTTGCGGATGGCAAGAGCTACAAGGTGCCCGAAGAGTTCAATTTCGATGGTTTGCAGGCGGGCGTTAAGGTCGTGGTGTTCTACACCGAAGTCGATGGAAAGCGCGTCGTTGATGACCTCGAGGTTATCCAGTAA
- a CDS encoding histidine phosphatase family protein encodes MLVYVIRHGQTDWNAIRRLQGQKDIPLNDFGRSQAIANGKTLRDILGGKAPEFDYVASPLGRTRETMELLRGAMGLDAHAYRTDDRLVEVSFGDWEGQTLPELKLTHPEKVRARKAAKWDFIPPGQDAESYEILSWRIGAWLASVDRQTVCVCHGGVIRSIFRLVTGMEKEEAADIPIPQDKILKVETDNGTAEWIDATANL; translated from the coding sequence TTGCTGGTCTATGTTATCCGTCACGGACAAACAGACTGGAATGCGATCCGCAGGCTTCAAGGCCAAAAAGACATTCCCCTCAATGACTTCGGTCGCTCACAGGCGATCGCCAACGGCAAAACCCTTCGCGACATTCTTGGGGGAAAAGCTCCCGAATTCGACTACGTCGCCAGCCCGCTGGGCCGCACGCGCGAAACCATGGAACTGCTGCGCGGTGCCATGGGCCTAGACGCGCACGCCTACCGAACCGATGATCGTCTGGTCGAAGTTTCCTTCGGTGATTGGGAAGGCCAGACACTGCCCGAGCTGAAGCTCACGCATCCCGAAAAAGTCAGGGCCCGCAAGGCCGCCAAATGGGATTTCATCCCACCCGGTCAGGATGCTGAAAGCTACGAGATTTTGTCCTGGCGGATCGGCGCTTGGCTGGCGTCCGTCGACCGCCAGACCGTCTGCGTTTGCCATGGCGGCGTCATCCGCTCCATCTTCCGCTTGGTGACAGGCATGGAAAAAGAAGAAGCTGCGGACATTCCCATTCCGCAGGACAAGATTCTCAAGGTCGAAACCGATAACGGAACCGCCGAGTGGATCGACGCTACGGCGAACCTCTAA
- the fabI gene encoding enoyl-ACP reductase FabI gives MAQTSGLMAGKRGLIMGVANNRSIAWGIAKACADAGAELAFTWQGDALKKRVEPLAQELGAFMAGHCDVTDLSTIDAVFANIEAHWGKIDFVVHAIAFSDKDELTGRYLDTSRDNFNRTMDISVYSLAAVAKRADPVMNDGGSLLTLTYYGAEKVMPNYNVMGVAKAALEASVRYLAVDLGGRGIRVNAVSAGPIKTLAASGIGDFRYILKWNEYNAPLKRTVSIEEVGKSALYLLSDLSTGVTGEVHHVDSGYHTIGMKAVDAPDISVVKD, from the coding sequence ATGGCTCAGACATCCGGCCTCATGGCTGGCAAGCGCGGCCTCATCATGGGCGTCGCAAACAACCGCTCCATCGCATGGGGCATTGCCAAGGCGTGCGCGGATGCGGGCGCGGAACTGGCTTTCACCTGGCAGGGCGATGCGCTGAAGAAGCGCGTCGAACCACTTGCGCAGGAACTTGGCGCGTTTATGGCGGGCCACTGCGACGTGACCGATCTCAGCACCATCGATGCGGTGTTTGCGAATATCGAAGCGCATTGGGGCAAGATCGACTTCGTCGTTCACGCCATCGCGTTTTCCGACAAAGATGAGCTGACCGGTCGTTATCTCGATACCAGCCGTGACAACTTCAACCGCACCATGGACATTTCGGTCTATTCACTGGCCGCAGTTGCCAAGCGCGCGGACCCGGTCATGAACGATGGCGGCTCGCTGCTGACGCTGACCTATTATGGCGCGGAAAAAGTCATGCCGAATTACAACGTCATGGGCGTTGCCAAGGCGGCTCTCGAAGCCAGCGTTCGGTATCTCGCTGTCGATCTCGGCGGTCGTGGCATTCGCGTCAACGCTGTTTCGGCTGGCCCGATCAAGACGCTCGCTGCCTCCGGCATCGGTGACTTCCGCTATATCCTCAAGTGGAACGAATATAATGCGCCGCTGAAGCGCACCGTTTCCATCGAAGAAGTCGGCAAATCCGCCTTGTACCTCCTCTCCGATCTGTCCACCGGCGTGACGGGTGAAGTTCACCACGTCGATTCCGGCTATCACACGATCGGCATGAAGGCTGTGGACGCGCCCGATATCTCTGTCGTAAAAGACTGA